One part of the Rutidosis leptorrhynchoides isolate AG116_Rl617_1_P2 chromosome 1, CSIRO_AGI_Rlap_v1, whole genome shotgun sequence genome encodes these proteins:
- the LOC139841010 gene encoding premnaspirodiene oxygenase-like, which produces MTTIHKNLDRILNDIIDEHEKDKEKTKGVKDGTDKEDLLDILFRLKDSGDLEFPFSIDNIKAIILDIFTAGTDTTSSAAEFVISELIRNPEMLKKAQSEVREVFKGKPSVQEIEFQGLKYLKMVIKETMRLHSPSPLILPRECRESCEINGYVVPIKTKVIFNVWAIGRDPEYWHDADRFLPERFENSSIDFSGQHLVYLPFGAGRRMCPGISFAVANIEIIISHLLYHFDWKLPGGMNPQDLDMSRTFGAACRRKNNLYLIATPYTPL; this is translated from the exons ATGACAACAATTCACAAAAATCTGGACAGAATCCTCAATGACATAATTGATGAGCATGAAAAAGACAAGGAAAAAACAAAAGGGGTTAAGGATGGCACAGATAAAGAAGATTTGCTTGATATTCTTTTTAGACTTAAAGATAGTGGTGATCTAGAGTTTCCTTTCTCAATCGACAACATTAAAGCGATAATATTG GATATTTTCACAGCTGGAACTGATACTACTTCTTCAGCTGCAGAATTTGTCATTTCTGAACTCATAAGGAACCCTGAAATGTTAAAAAAAGCACAATCGGAAGTGCGAGAAGTGTTCAAAGGAAAGCCATCAGTACAAGAAATTGAATTTCAAGGACTCAAGTACTTAAAGATGGTAATTAAGGAAACTATGAGATTGCATTCCCCTTCTCCTTTAATTCTTCCTAGAGAATGTAGGGAAAGTTGTGAGATCAATGGGTATGTCGTACCCATAAAAACCAAAGTCATTTTTAATGTGTGGGCTATTGGAAGGGATCCTGAATACTGGCACGATGCAGATCGTTTTTTACCGGAAAGGTTTGAGAATAGTAGTATTGATTTTTCTGGTCAGCATTTAGTGTATCTTCCATTTGGGGCCGGAAGAAGGATGTGTCCGGGAATTTCGTTTGCTGTAGCGAACATTGAGATTATTATCTCTCACTTACTCTACCATTTTGACTGGAAACTCCCTGGAGGAATGAATCCTCAAGACTTGGACATGAGTAGGACTTTTGGTGCTGCTTGCAGGAGGAAAAATAACCTATATCTAATTGCAACTCCTTATACTCCACTGTGA
- the LOC139841018 gene encoding uncharacterized protein yields the protein MAEVSGDQTIALKSEGKRFFYRTQNRYAMPDFSALYKCGRYRPRQKDNHVSFEHFYRVDIFIYALDKQLHELANRFDNNATELLILSSALVPRKDPEVINIDQICPFVEKYYPADFDEQEMIRLRYQLELFNIEKTNNQQLCGISTISELCRILVESKKCDAYGLIERLK from the exons ATGGCTGAAGTCTCTGGAGATCAAACCATCGCTTTAAAAAGTGAAG GTAAGAGATTTTTCTACAGAACACAAAATAGATATGCCATGCCAGATTTTAGTGCTTTATATAAGTGTGGCCGATATCGTCCTCGTCAAAAAGACAATCATGTTAGTTTTGAGCATTTTTATCGAGTTGATATATTTATTTATGCGTTGGACAAACAATTACATGAGCTAGCCAATAGATTCGATAATAACGCAACTGAATTATTAATTCTTAGCTCTGCTTTAGTTCCTAGAAAAGATCCTGAGGTGATAAATATTGATCAGATATGCCCTTTTGTTGAAAAATATTATCCCGCGGATTTTGATGAGCAGGAAATGATTCGATTAAGGTATCAATTGGAGTTGTTCAACATTGAGAAGACAAATAATCAGCAGCTTTGTGGCATTTCTACTATTTCTGAGCTATGTCGGATCCTTGTAGAAAGTAAAAAGTGTGATGCATATGGGTTGATTGAGAGATTAAAGTGA